The stretch of DNA TGCAGTTCTGCATGACGGACGACGACTGGCCGGCCGCGCGTGCGGCGTTGCGCATTCGGCTGGCAGCGAAAGCCCGAACGGGGCCGCGCGAGGTTTCGTAGTGTGGAGCCATGTCTGATCTGTCCACGCCGAACGAGCTGCTCGAGCGGCTCGCCCAGCACACCGCCGACATCGAGCGCCGCGCCGCCGAGGATTCGGGCTTCGAGCCGTACGCCGTGCTCGGGCTGCACGCCGACGTCCGGCCCTACCTCGACAACTGGGCGTCGTACAACACCGAGCAACGCACCGTGATCGCCGAGACGGTCAACTACATCACGCAGGTCGCCGATCCGTTCGCGGACGCCGGCGCCGACGGCTACGACGACGACCGGGCGATGGTGGCCGAGCTCCCGGGGCGCATCAAGGCGCTGGCCGACCCGGAGTAGCGGACCCGCTCGGGGGGCGCGGCGGATGACGCCGGCGAGCATCGACCGCGCTATGCGCCGGCCCGCGGGTCGGTGTCCGTCGGGTCGTAGTCGGCGGCATCGCTCATCGGCACGCTGAGCGCGTCGCGGGCGAACCGGGGGACGATGAACAGGCCCGACGCCTCGACCGTCACCCGGCCCTCTGCGTCCAGCACCTGGCCGCGCACGTAGGTGCGCCAGCCTGCGACCCGCTCCAGCCAGGCCTCGGCGGTGAGATCCTGCTGCAGCGGCGACGGTCGCCGGTACGAGACCTCCAGGGACGCCGTCATGCCCGGCCGGCCGGCCAGCGGCGGGACCGACCCGAGCACCTGGTCGAGCACCAGCGCCAGGACGCCGCCGTGCACGTGCCGCGGCGGCCCCTCGTAGGCCGCGCCCAGGTTGAACCGGCAGGTCACCCGCTTGGCCGCCTTGTCCCGCTCCATCCGCAGCGGCGGCGCGAACGCGTTGCGGCGGCCGACCGCGGGATTGCCCGGGTCGCGCAGCCGCCCGTCGCTGCTGACCTGCAGCCCGACCGGTCCGTCGTGCGCGTCCGCGAGCAGCCGCCGGCCGACGGCACGGACCTCCGCCGTCAGCGCGTCGAGGTCGGCGACGTCGACGCGGGTGCGGATCGTCGCGTCGAGCAGCTCGCGGACCGCGTCCGCGAGCGCCTCGTGGGCGCGCTCCTTCTCGCGAAGCCCCTCCG from Cumulibacter manganitolerans encodes:
- a CDS encoding PaaI family thioesterase; its protein translation is MSDGFVPVTVEVEDPEGLREKERAHEALADAVRELLDATIRTRVDVADLDALTAEVRAVGRRLLADAHDGPVGLQVSSDGRLRDPGNPAVGRRNAFAPPLRMERDKAAKRVTCRFNLGAAYEGPPRHVHGGVLALVLDQVLGSVPPLAGRPGMTASLEVSYRRPSPLQQDLTAEAWLERVAGWRTYVRGQVLDAEGRVTVEASGLFIVPRFARDALSVPMSDAADYDPTDTDPRAGA